A genomic window from Yarrowia lipolytica chromosome 1D, complete sequence includes:
- a CDS encoding uncharacterized protein (Compare to YALI0D03663g, similar to Saccharomyces cerevisiae SWC3 (YAL011W); ancestral locus Anc_7.102, no similarity) yields the protein MRPRKRTRLSTRLAEEAKEEKPEVVSVKEATPPPPSPPPRPLSPPRYPYVDVKGEEIEVRSLDPKTLGELNASSDLSVRHYYRQSRETWLEGEMFDKFWTRPQRGKKLAGGEVNARERMSKLCECTLSIGPHDFDVKLFLVTDDTPIDNTPSDDEEARQLDVMIGVEDDKEDSKREKPKRNKVEDGGTKRGPGRPPKQTNPDKSPVVGQPLPGAMSPNVPGPMTPGAQTPPMVQHMSPTMGPPIHPPPPQMEAPPVHMEWYNPNGTGFKVNPFPQGSPLAQQYALKMQQAARQQQNPGQTPQGPAQGPAQGPAQGPAQGPGHSPMGSPGSPQPPTQGSPQLPPQGSHQSSPQAPPQGSPLAAPPVTAATNRGQEPAGASQSPSVQPQQVAEPNTQPTASEGAEVDKKLIQGNAEPKMESKGEDKEELKEVKESNDNKTINLEKPETTPSNDSKPDEDVEMKDVEESRDKGKQKENVKEEKNEENKESKENKKDREEKENDKEGVKEETEMVVEEKAKEKDVPEGTAAKEVSGERPDDGKKSSEKKAEPTVSKPAPKTTKKGAANEALSTPANQAMIAKLHAIANFNKHLSQLMKTVASGKAAAPQIQEFQKYINKARIMAEQNIPVNAMTSAGPNVPSFKAREEKPRDEAKRKDDGKSGKQQSKQVRPLVPSGVQSGGPSSSPGSGSPPAGGPGNPQPPPGWAPGQPGFQGPPPGHPAFQGPPPGHPAFQGPPPPGWHGPPGHGPPPPGWQGPPPGWHGPPPGQFHGPPPPGWAPGHPPPPGWAPPPGYYPFPPPTYMGPMGMGYSPYRRQNKAPRPPKVPKPRVPKEPKRKEAKTPAFLKNLPSKVIVVFEFKDNPVHRYVLPQDSILEMRTESNEILISTLLVLGHAHDYSDILQKQNDIKRSDIEKQREKERKKKEKAEAAAEAKRKAAEAPKAAETPMEGAAVATPDPAEVPGIPSSSAPPADAGSASGASGAPVTPGTPGTPGTPASAPSGAALAIPIQPEKEKKQKRKKKADDGPVTLLPPFKLPRKQYKYSPLTISLSQVPYKASPMIARAVWKRSIVEPRMKQIMAHGLRDEGVPVKYNIPLPVVEDKDEKMGMGDGLEEFHIPDHILAMKKRSWKRVAVGN from the coding sequence ATGAGACCACGCAAAAGAACCCGACTATCGACGCGGTTGGCTGAAGAAgccaaggaagagaagcCTGAGGTTGTGTctgtcaaggaggccacTCCTCCGCCCCCCTCACCGCCACCAAGACCGCTTTCGCCACCACGATATCCGTATGTCGATGTCAAAGgcgaggagattgaggtgCGATCTCTGGATCCCAAGACTCTGGGCGAGCTGAACGCGTCGTCGGATCTATCGGTGCGCCACTATTATCgccaatcacgtgagacgTGGCTGGAGGGCGAAATGTTTGACAAGTTCTGGACCCGTCCGCAACGAGGCAAGAAGctggctggaggagaagtgAATGCTCGAGAGCGAATGAGCAAGCTATGCGAGTGCACGTTGAGCATTGGGCCCCACGATTTCGATGTGAAACTGTTTCTGGTGACTGACGACACACCTATAGACAATACCCCAagtgatgatgaagaagcACGTCAGCTAGACGTTATGATTGGAGTGGAGGACGATAAGGAAGACTCAAAGAGAGAAAAGCCTAAGAGGAACAAAGTGGAGGATGGAGGAACCAAACGGGGCCCTGGACGCCCTCCCAAGCAGACTAACCCTGATAAGTCGCCTGTTGTAGGCCAGCCTTTACCAGGTGCAATGTCGCCAAATGTACCAGGCCCTATGACACCAGGTGCACAAACGCCACCAATGGTGCAACACATGTCTCCTACAATGGGTCCTCCGATCcatcctccaccacctcaaaTGGAGGCTCCCCCGGTTCACATGGAATGGTACAACCCCAATGGAACGGGATTCAAAGTGAACCCCTTTCCCCAGGGGTCCCCCCTCGCGCAGCAGTATGCGTTGAAGATGCAGCAGGCGGCTAGGCAGCAACAGAACCCTGGACAGACCCCACAGGGTCCGGCTCAGGGTCCAGCTCAGGGTCCAGCTCAGGGTCCAGCTCAGGGTCCAGGCCACAGTCCCATGGGTAGTCCGGGCTCTCCACAGCCCCCCACTCAGGGCTCTCCACAGCTTCCACCCCAGGGCTCACATCAGAGCTCTCCACAAGCCCCTCCGCAAGGGTCGCCTCTTGCTGCCCCTCCTGTCACTGCAGCTACCAATAGAGGTCAGGAACCTGCTGGAGCTAGTCAGAGCCCATCTGTGCAACCGCAGCAGGTTGCAGAACCAAACACTCAACCAACTGCGTCTGAAGGGGCTGAGGTTGACAAGAAACTGATTCAAGGAAATGCCGAGCCAAAGATGGAGTCGAAGGGGGAGGATAAAGAGGAACTAAAAGAAGTCAAGGAATCAAACGACAACAAAACAATCAACTTGGAAAAGCCCGAGACTACACCCTCAAATGACTCGAAGCCTGATGAAGATGTTGAAATgaaggacgtggaggagagTAGGGACAAGGGcaagcagaaggagaacgtgaaggaggaaaaaaacGAAGAAAATAAGGAGAGTaaggagaacaagaaagacagggaggagaaggaaaacGACAAGGAAGGAGTCAaggaagaaacagaaatGGTcgttgaggagaaggctaAGGAGAAGGATGTTCCCGAGGGGACTGCGGCCAAGGAGGTCTCTGGGGAGAGACCTGATGACGGCAAAAAGTCGTCGGAAAAGAAGGCTGAGCCAACCGTATCGAAACCAGCTCCTAAAACGACCAAAAAAGGAGCCGCCAACGAAGCTCTCTCCACTCCGGCTAACCAGGCGATGATTGCCAAGCTGCACGCGATTGCCAACTTCAACAAGCACCTGAGCCAGCTAATGAAGACGGTAGCGAGCGGAAAGGCTGCGGCGCCACAGATCCAGGAGTTCCAAAAGTACATCAACAAGGCGCGCATCATGGCCGAGCAGAATATACCTGTGAACGCCATGACGTCGGCCGGTCCAAATGTACCGTCATTCAAGGCaagggaggagaagccaCGTGACGAGGCCAAGCGCAAAGATGACGGCAAGAGCGGGAAGCAGCAATCAAAGCAGGTGAGACCATTGGTTCCAAGTGGAGTGCAAAGTGGAGGTCCTTCAAGTAGTCCAGGAAGTGGTAGTCCACCTGCTGGCGGTCCCGGAAACCCTCAGCCGCCTCCTGGATGGGCTCCTGGTCAGCCCGGATTCCAGGGACCTCCTCCAGGCCACCCAGCTTTTCAGGGCCCACCTCCTGGTCATCCTGCTTTCCAGGGcccacctcctccagggtGGCACGGGCCGCCAGGACACGGACCCCCTCCACCTGGATGGCAGGGTCCTCCACCTGGATGGCACGGCCCTCCTCCGGGTCAGTTTCACGGCCCCCCTCCGCCTGGATGGGCCCCAGGCCACCCCCCACCTCCGGGATGGGCTCCTCCCCCAGGCTATTACCCCTTCCCACCTCCTACGTACATGGGTCCGATGGGTATGGGATACTCGCCATATCGGCGTCAAAACAAggctcctcggccacctaAGGTGCCCAAACCGCGCGTGCCAAAGGAACCCAAGCGCAAGGAGGCCAAAACTCCTGCTTTCCTCAAAAACCTGCCGTCCAAGGTCATTGTGGTGTTCGAATTCAAGGACAACCCTGTGCACCGTTATGTGTTGCCACAGGACTCGATTCTGGAGATGCGCACCGAGAGCAATGAGATTCTCATCTCGACGCTGCTGGTGTTGGGACACGCGCATGACTATTCAGATATTCTTCAGAAGCAAAACGATATCAAGAGAAGCGATATCGAAAAGcagcgagagaaggagcggaagaagaaggagaaggcagaagcagctgcagaGGCAAAGAGGAAGGCTGCCGAAGCGCCTAAGGCCGCTGAGACGCCAATGGAAGGTGCTGCAGTTGCGACCCCTGACCCGGCTGAAGTTCCAGGTATCCCTTCATCCTCTGCACCCCCCGCTGATGCCGGCAGCGCGTCTGGTGCTTCTGGTGCCCCAGTTACTCCGGGTACTCCAGGAACCCCAGGTACTCCAGCATCTGCTCCTTCGGGAGCTGCTCTAGCCATTCCCATCCAACCggaaaaggaaaagaagcagaagcgTAAAAAGAAGGCCGACGACGGCCCTGTTACCCTTCTTCCACCCTTCAAACTCCCCAGAAAACAGTACAAATATTCGCCTCTTACAATCTCTCTATCTCAAGTTCCCTACAAGGCTTCTCCAATGATTGCACGAGCAGTGTGGAAACGAAGCATCGTGGAACCTCGAATGAAACAGATCATGGCACACGGTCTGCGAGACGAGGGAGTGCCCGTCAAGTACAACATTCCCTTGCCGGTTGTGGAAGACAAGGACGAAAAGATGGGTATGGGAGATGGACTCGAGGAGTTTCATATTCCAGACCATATCTTGGcgatgaagaagaggagttgGAAGAGGGTGGCGGTAGGCAATTAG
- a CDS encoding uncharacterized protein (Compare to YALI0D03696g, no similarity), with amino-acid sequence MYSTYSPIYHLNCFDFSSHFTIATLAAMSFFMENLDEDSEYGTIDTFDPKRELKLAARHQSWIKFLQRYSECELDLSVISKPKSYPEEYTYLHPPDCWNEFERLLNLEMVRRQPQWQDVSFFKQLMRLCLESTNTESVTISFMDRFTQTVAFSMGKRGFEMTVPRKRSLDAHAVLSASNLILLDTRLDWRTKNHPMVVDKPHILFYAGVPLKTLNGFSIGVLAVYSNIARTSLPKNLSRSLSDYADVIMTHVCGQRKAMVNHLHAYHESLQDVLRVPLDSEGALLKSPVFEEVKYIPPAFLKTLDGLTKSATISRACGMIGERMRGSCVVYVAEVSITTIRKCSSQDFIYKTRVPVPRILSSRLSSPVSTETSVRVIHALDKDTRNHSMLDSHILGQALLSDTGICHNNSHTSPLPAQVCVGFRKYHPTVGLAPGSSKCGSHVYVEQKMTGLVLGGICFESRLMFEDVNAFKQVGRALDAKLKE; translated from the exons atgtacagtacatactcacCCATATACCACCTTAATTGTTTCGATTTCAGCTCACACTTCACCATTGCTACACTTGCTGCTATGTCGTTCTTCATGGAAAATCTCGATGAGGACTCGGAGTATGGCACGATCGACACATTTGATCCCAAGCGCGAGCTCAAACTGGCGGCGAGACACCAGAGCTGGATCAAGTTTTTGCAGCGGTACTCTGAGTGCGAATTGGACTTATCTGTGATATCCAAGCCCAAAAGCTACCCCGAAGAGTATACATACCTGCATCCACCGGACTGCTGGAACGAGTTTGAACGACTGCTGAACCTCGAAATGGTGCGTCGCCAACCGCAATGGCAGGACGTGTCTTTCTTCAAACAGCTGATGCGACTGTGTTTGGAATCCACCAATACAGAATCCGTCACTATCTCCTTCATGGATCGGTTCACACAGACGGTGGCTTTCAGCATGGGCAAGCGCGGCTTTGAAATGACTGTACCCCGAAAGCGGTCTCTGGATGCCCATGCAGTTCTTTCAGCTTCAAACTTGATTTTGCTAGATACCCGTCTTGACTGGAGGACTAAGAATCATCCGATGGTTGTGGACAAGCCCCATATCCTGTTTTACGCTGGTGTTCCATTGAAGACTTTG AACGGCTTTTCCATCGGAGTACTTGCCGTATACTCCAACATTGCCCGAACTTCGCTTCCCAAAAACCTCTCTCGCTCCCTGTCAGACTACGCAGATGTCATCATGACCCATGTTTGTGGGCAACGAAAAGCCATGGTCAACCATCTCCATGCCTACCACGAGTCTCTCCAGGATGTCCTGCGCGTCCCCCTCGACTCGGAAGGCGCACTTCTCAAGTCTCCAGTCTTTGAAGAGGTCAAATACATACCCCCCGCGTTTCTCAAGACGCTGGACGGCCTTACAAAGTCCGCGACTATCAGTCGCGCCTGTGGAATGATTGGAGAGCGCATGAGAGGATCCTGCGTAGTATACGTTGCCGAAGtttccatcaccaccataAGAAAATGCAGCTCTCAGGACTTCATCTACAAGACCCGAGTTCCAGTGCCTCGCATCTTGTCCAGCCGCTTATCTTCGCCCGTGTCTACTGAGACGTCTGTCAGAGTGATTCATGCTCTTGACAAGGATACTCGCAACCATTCGATGCTCGATTCACATATTCTTGGCCAGGCTTTGCTGTCTGATACAGGCATCTGTCACAATAACAGCCATACCAGCCCCCTTCCAGCTCAGGTGTGCGTGGGCTTCAGGAAGTACCATCCCACGGTCGGACTGGCTCCCGGCTCAAGTAAGTGCGGAAGCCATGTGTATGTGGAGCAAAAGATGACAGGATTGGTGCTTGGAGGTATTTGTTTTGAGAGCCGGTTGATGTTTGAGGATGTCAATGCATTCAAGCAGGTGGGTAGGGCGTTAGATGCAAAGCTGAAGGAGTAA